The DNA sequence TTTTGACTCTAGCAGTTTCTATGGAAATAGTTACCTATGTAAGTTTAACTGCTCTTTCATCTCCTCTGTATATGTACACCGAATATCTTATTAGTCAAATTGCTCAAGCAATCAGCAGCAGGATTATCAAATCTTTTGGATGGTCTTAAGTAAGGGTCAATTTGATTCGAAAGATTTAGAACTTTAGGCTTCTGGATTTCTTAACTGGTTGCTAATTACAGCAGATACGATTGCAAAAGCTGAAGCTACATTGAGAGATTGCTTAAAACCATAAAGGGGGATTTGCAGAGCTTGATCAGCTATAGATAATGCTCGATCTGATAGTCCGTATTCTTCATTTCCTAATAAGAGGGTAAACCCTTTAGGAAAGGTAAAGTCAAATAGTGAGGGGGCATTTGGAACGGTTTCCAAAGCAATTAAAGGCTTAGGGAGTTGTTCCAATGGTTTGTTTTGATAACAGCTTACTTTATCAAAAGTAAACATCGAAGTTTTTTGTACTTTAGGGTTATCAATATAGGGTGTTTGCTTGGCAAAGTAAATAGGGCCTAAGCGAAACGCTTCTACTGTTCGAATAATGCTACCTACATTAAAAGCAGAGCGAATATTGTCTAAGTAAACTCCTGCTTGTAAAAAAGGAGTATCAGAATCGATATCTGATTTCTGGTGAGATGCAAATAGATTGTGTTCTTGCCAGGGTTGACCTGTTTGCGCTAAGTGGAAATGATAACGATCGCAAAGAGCTTTGATATCTTGCAAATCAAGTAAGGGCAATTCTAGCCACGACTCTATACGACGGTAGAGTCTATCTTTACCTTCAAAGTGATAGTAACGTAAAGTACGCGCTGCCCAGGTATGGCGCATTTTTACAGACAGCTCAAGAAACTCTGTTTCTGTGTAACTTAAAGCTCTATTTAGTTGCTCTAGCTGCAAGATATCCCTCTAAGCTTCCTTCAAATATACATGGTTTTATAGTTTCAAATGCGATAATTTTATTAGTTGCATTATTTAGTAGATCACGATCATGGCTGGCAACAATGACGGTGCCTTTGAAATCCTCTAGTGCCCAAGACAGGGCAGATACCGCTTCTAAATCTAAATGGTTATTTGGTTCATCTAGTAGCAAAACATTATAGTTACAGAGCATAATACCACCTAAGATTAGCCGAGCGGTTTCTCCTCCTGATAGATGTGCAATTGATTTAAAAGCATCATCTCCGGAAAAAAGCATTTTCCCTAAGATACTACGTATATCTTGATCATTGACCCCTTCTCTTCTATTTTTAAGCCAATCAAAAGCTGTCATATTGCTTTTTTTATCGATTACTTCAGAGTGATTTTGAGGGAAATAGCCAATTTGAACTTGATGTCCAACTTCAATAAAACCGCTATCTAGGGGTAATATCCCTGCTAAAAGCTTGATGAGTGTGGTTTTGCCTTTGCCGTTATTCCCAATTAATCCAATTTTATCTCCTCGGCTTACTTCAAAATTGAGATGATTAAAGACAAGATTCTCATCATAGGATTTGGAGATGTCTTTGACTTTGAAAACCGTTTGTCCAGAGACTTTTTCAGGAGGGTAAAAACGAATATAGGGGCGTTGAATATTGGATTTTTTTAACTCTTGAGGTTCTAAGCGTTCGATTTCTCGTAGACGAGACTGTACTTGACTAGCACGTGTTCCTGCACTAAATCGTGCAACAAATTCTTTGAGTTGGGCAGCTTTTTTCTCTTTTGATTTGTTTTCTAATTCTGTTTTTTCCCGGAGTGATGTTTTTGCAGCTAACATATCGTTATAATTACCAGGATAGATAATGATGGTTTCATAATCTAAGTCAGCAATCTGTGTTGTTACAGCGTTTAAGAAATGGCGATCATGGCTTACAACAATCAGGACCCCATTGTAATGATGTAGAAACCTCTCTAGCCAACCGATAGATTCTAAATCGAGATGGTTGGTTGGTTCGTCTAATAAAAGAGCTTCTGGACTGCCAAATAATGCTTGGCAGAGCAAAACTCGAAATTGCCTATCCGAAGGAAGAGAATGCATTTTTTTATGATGCCACTCAGAGGGAATGCCGATACCATTTAACAATACTTCTGCATCGGATTCTGCGCTATATCCATCTTCTTCTGCAATGATCTCTTCTAACTCGCCTAAACGAATGCCAATGGCATCGGTTATTTCCAATTCATAGAGAGCGTCTTTTTCCGACAAGGCTTCTGCAAGGCGTTTATTACCCATGATTACCACATCAATTACCTTCATCTCGCTAAACTGTGCAATATTTTGTTTGAGAAATCCCACTTTCCTAGGTAGTGTTACAGATCCAGAAGTGGGTTCATCTATTCCTAAAATAATATTAAACAAAGTAGACTTGCCGGCTCCATTTGGTCCGGTAAGTCCATAGCGGTAACCTGAGTTAAAAGTGATTGTTACATCTTCAAAAAGAGTTCGGGCACCTATTTTTTTAGAAATGTCTCGTAATGTAATCATAATTTTAGCCTATTTCAGAAAATTGCTCTGTATTCTAGCATAGATAGAAAAGGAGAACAAGAGTTATGGCTGAACTAAGCTTTTCCAAAGCATGTGCGCTTTTTTTGCATTATCTATCTACTGCAAAACAG is a window from the Candidatus Rhabdochlamydia porcellionis genome containing:
- a CDS encoding TrmH family RNA methyltransferase; translated protein: MQLEQLNRALSYTETEFLELSVKMRHTWAARTLRYYHFEGKDRLYRRIESWLELPLLDLQDIKALCDRYHFHLAQTGQPWQEHNLFASHQKSDIDSDTPFLQAGVYLDNIRSAFNVGSIIRTVEAFRLGPIYFAKQTPYIDNPKVQKTSMFTFDKVSCYQNKPLEQLPKPLIALETVPNAPSLFDFTFPKGFTLLLGNEEYGLSDRALSIADQALQIPLYGFKQSLNVASAFAIVSAVISNQLRNPEA
- a CDS encoding ABC-F family ATP-binding cassette domain-containing protein, whose amino-acid sequence is MITLRDISKKIGARTLFEDVTITFNSGYRYGLTGPNGAGKSTLFNIILGIDEPTSGSVTLPRKVGFLKQNIAQFSEMKVIDVVIMGNKRLAEALSEKDALYELEITDAIGIRLGELEEIIAEEDGYSAESDAEVLLNGIGIPSEWHHKKMHSLPSDRQFRVLLCQALFGSPEALLLDEPTNHLDLESIGWLERFLHHYNGVLIVVSHDRHFLNAVTTQIADLDYETIIIYPGNYNDMLAAKTSLREKTELENKSKEKKAAQLKEFVARFSAGTRASQVQSRLREIERLEPQELKKSNIQRPYIRFYPPEKVSGQTVFKVKDISKSYDENLVFNHLNFEVSRGDKIGLIGNNGKGKTTLIKLLAGILPLDSGFIEVGHQVQIGYFPQNHSEVIDKKSNMTAFDWLKNRREGVNDQDIRSILGKMLFSGDDAFKSIAHLSGGETARLILGGIMLCNYNVLLLDEPNNHLDLEAVSALSWALEDFKGTVIVASHDRDLLNNATNKIIAFETIKPCIFEGSLEGYLAARATK